In one window of Helianthus annuus cultivar XRQ/B chromosome 17, HanXRQr2.0-SUNRISE, whole genome shotgun sequence DNA:
- the LOC110923081 gene encoding formimidoyltransferase-cyclodeaminase, with translation MLKSALTCCKVYISETRNKSALESIERAAKLFPDAPIVNKFEDHTYNRVGYTLVSKSSDSSSKNAAVFSMVKAAYESIDFDLHSGSHPRLGVVDHICFHPLGSTSLDQVAITAKALAKDVGSILQVPTYTYGAAHKEQRSLDAIRRELGYFKPNATGHQWSGGLQSAVLPLEPDEGPVQAVKAKGVAVIGATKWVDNYNVPVFCTDISTVRRIAKRVSGRGGGLASVQSMALVHDNNVIEVACNLLEPSAVGGEQVQGLVEQLGTEAGVSVGKGYFTDLSQDDIIQAYFKLTSS, from the exons ATGCTCAAATCGGCGCTAACTTGTTGTAAAGTTTACATATCCGAGACACGGAACAAGTCTGCTCTGGAGTCCATCGAACGAGCTGCCAAGCTATTTCCCGATGCCCCCATTGTCAACAAGTTTGAAGACCACACTTACAACAGAGTAGGATACACACTCGTCTCCAAATCCTCAGATTCTTCTTCGAAGAATGCAGCAGTTTTCTCAATGGTCAAAGCAGCTTATGAATCCATTGATTTTGACCTGCATAGTGGAAGTCATCCTCGCCTGGGTGTTGTTGACCATATCTGCTTCCACCCTCTGGGTTCAACATCTCTAGACCAAGTTGCCATCACTGCCAAAGCTCTTGCTAAGGACGTTGGTTCCATACTTCAAG TTCCTACCTACACATACGGAGCGGCTCATAAAGAACAAAGATCACTGGATGCCATCAGGAGGGAACTCGGCTACTTCAAGCCAAATGCAACTGGACATCAATGGTCAGGTGGACTACAGTCAGCAGTTCTACCACTTGAACCAGATGAAGGTCCAGTCCAAGCGGTCAAAGCCAAGGGTGTAGCTGTCATAGGAGCAACCAAATGGGTCGATAACTACAACGTCCCTGTGTTCTGCACCGACATTAGTACGGTTCGCAGAATTGCAAAGAGGGTAAGTGGAAGAGGTGGTGGACTTGCATCTGTTCAGTCAATGGCTCTGGTTCATGATAATAATGTTATTGAGGTGGCTTGTAATCTGCTTGAACCAAGTGCGGTTGGTGGTGAGCAAGTTCAGGGTTTGGTTGAACAACTAGGAACCGAGGCGGGTGTGAGCGTTGGGAAAGGGTATTTCACTGATCTATCTCAGGATGACATAATTCAAGCTTACTTCAAGTTGACTTCTTCTTGA